A genomic window from Rhodococcus sp. KBS0724 includes:
- a CDS encoding CGNR zinc finger domain-containing protein, which translates to MHLNPYGEYAVTLAADLANRHPRTLDELVERCVDAGIILDFPIAEKDLGETLDLLTEWSKIVDLTDEEGRAELVNVMLEQASAYPRMTNHAGDGWHLHYRDPQQSLAEVLKALFSVGTALHLVGRGMHRLGRCSLDECTNIYADTSRNGRQRYCSPTCSNRDAVRRHRARN; encoded by the coding sequence ATGCATCTCAACCCTTACGGAGAATATGCGGTGACTTTGGCTGCCGACCTGGCCAATCGCCATCCCCGGACACTCGACGAACTCGTCGAACGCTGCGTCGACGCGGGTATCATTCTCGATTTCCCCATCGCCGAGAAAGACCTGGGCGAAACTCTCGACCTTCTGACCGAGTGGTCGAAAATCGTCGACCTCACCGACGAGGAGGGCCGCGCCGAACTTGTGAACGTCATGTTGGAGCAAGCGTCGGCCTACCCACGCATGACCAATCACGCGGGCGACGGCTGGCATCTGCATTACCGCGATCCGCAGCAGTCGCTTGCCGAGGTCTTGAAAGCCCTGTTCTCGGTGGGGACGGCGCTACACCTCGTGGGCCGCGGAATGCACCGCCTTGGGCGATGCTCCCTCGACGAGTGCACCAATATCTACGCAGACACCTCACGCAACGGCAGGCAACGGTACTGCTCCCCCACCTGTTCGAATCGAGACGCGGTACGACGCCATCGCGCGCGAAACTGA
- a CDS encoding LLM class flavin-dependent oxidoreductase — protein MSLRFHWYLPTYGDSRNLMAGGHGSGMSGDRPATLKYLNQIGAAAEANGFEAVLTPTGAWCEDAWLTTAMMIDTTETLKFLVALRPGLTSPTLAAQMAATFQWQSGGRLLLNVVTGGEDYEQRTFGDFLDKNQRYARCGEYLDVVRQLWAGNGPVDFSGEYVSVENAELHRLPDPVPPIFFGGSSPAAGTVASRFADTYLTWGETPSAVAAKIAWIRDLAEIQGRRLDYGIRLHVISRDTSEEAWAEADRLLGALDPATVERAQANLARSNSEGQRLMNELHGGGSAYREGIGARSLEIAPNLWTGVGLVRGGAGTALVGSHEEVADRIAEYAAIGLDHFILSGYPHLEETYQFGEGVRPILERRGLVRGGATTRV, from the coding sequence ATGTCCTTGCGTTTCCATTGGTACTTGCCCACTTATGGCGATTCCCGCAATCTGATGGCCGGTGGCCACGGCAGCGGCATGTCCGGAGATCGACCGGCAACGCTGAAGTACCTCAACCAGATCGGCGCAGCGGCTGAGGCCAACGGCTTCGAGGCTGTCCTCACTCCCACGGGAGCCTGGTGCGAGGATGCCTGGCTGACGACGGCGATGATGATCGACACCACCGAAACCCTCAAGTTCCTCGTCGCCCTGCGGCCCGGCCTGACGAGTCCGACGTTGGCCGCTCAGATGGCAGCAACGTTCCAGTGGCAATCCGGCGGACGGTTGCTCCTGAACGTCGTGACCGGCGGCGAGGACTACGAGCAGCGGACGTTCGGCGACTTCCTGGACAAGAATCAGCGCTACGCGCGTTGTGGCGAGTACCTCGACGTCGTCCGTCAGCTGTGGGCAGGCAACGGTCCGGTCGATTTTTCCGGCGAGTACGTCAGCGTGGAAAATGCTGAGCTGCACCGCCTTCCGGACCCGGTTCCGCCCATCTTCTTCGGCGGATCGTCACCGGCCGCGGGAACCGTCGCTTCGCGTTTTGCCGACACCTATCTCACCTGGGGCGAAACGCCTTCTGCGGTTGCCGCGAAAATTGCGTGGATCAGGGACTTGGCGGAGATTCAGGGACGGCGGCTCGACTACGGAATTCGCTTGCACGTCATCAGTCGTGACACGAGTGAAGAAGCCTGGGCCGAGGCCGATCGCCTGCTCGGCGCGCTGGATCCCGCGACAGTGGAACGTGCGCAAGCGAACCTTGCGCGGTCGAATTCCGAGGGCCAACGCCTGATGAACGAATTGCACGGCGGTGGATCCGCATACCGAGAAGGTATCGGTGCTCGATCGCTGGAAATTGCGCCAAACCTGTGGACGGGAGTCGGATTGGTGCGCGGTGGCGCGGGTACCGCCCTGGTCGGCTCACACGAAGAAGTTGCGGACAGGATCGCGGAGTACGCGGCAATCGGGTTGGACCACTTCATCTTGTCTGGCTATCCGCATCTCGAGGAGACCTACCAGTTCGGCGAGGGAGTTCGTCCCATCCTCGAGCGTCGTGGTCTGGTTCGGGGTGGAGCGACGACTCGGGTGTAA
- a CDS encoding TetR/AcrR family transcriptional regulator: protein MTDVDTSPAKRVTKRRGQTRQRLLDAAADVFGDQGFGHATVEQICERGGYSRGAFYSNFDSLDQLFFAMWEQRSAAMLSDLRSATAAITTESLDMTAVVARIVSVVPVDPQWYRINAEFTAHALRNDALRTALADREDAILHTLLPLVESALGDVGRRIVGDPTAVGRALVAVHDGTSVQCLVDPDTDAAFALRRDIFTRILLSYTEPIPPHPSSEEFS from the coding sequence ATGACGGATGTAGACACCTCCCCCGCGAAACGTGTCACAAAACGTCGAGGTCAAACGCGGCAGCGACTGCTCGACGCCGCAGCCGATGTTTTTGGCGACCAGGGATTCGGGCACGCAACCGTCGAGCAGATCTGCGAACGAGGCGGATACTCACGTGGCGCCTTCTACTCCAACTTCGACTCCCTCGATCAACTGTTCTTTGCCATGTGGGAACAACGGTCTGCGGCGATGCTCTCCGATCTGAGGTCTGCCACTGCCGCAATCACCACCGAGTCGCTCGACATGACTGCCGTCGTCGCACGCATTGTTTCCGTGGTCCCGGTTGACCCCCAGTGGTATCGGATCAATGCCGAGTTCACAGCGCACGCACTCCGCAACGACGCACTGCGAACCGCATTGGCCGACCGCGAAGACGCGATACTCCACACCCTGCTTCCCCTGGTGGAGTCCGCACTCGGCGACGTCGGACGGCGCATCGTGGGAGACCCGACCGCAGTGGGCCGCGCTCTCGTCGCCGTTCACGACGGCACCAGCGTCCAGTGCCTCGTCGATCCCGACACCGACGCTGCGTTTGCCCTTCGCCGAGACATCTTTACTCGAATCCTGCTGTCCTACACCGAACCAATCCCGCCCCACCCATCATCAGAGGAGTTCTCATGA
- a CDS encoding FAD-binding dehydrogenase encodes MSEHADVIVVGAGLAGLVATYELTRAGRKVLVVEQENAANLGAQAFWSLGGLFLVNSPEQRRLGIKDSLDLAMQDWMGTAAFDRDREDHWPRQWAKAYVEFAAGDKRQYLHDLGLRLMPNVGWAERGRGMALGHGNSVPRFHLTWGTGPGVLDVFLTKVIAAQKRGLVTFKHRHQVDQLVVTDGAVTGVRGTVLEPSNTLRGVESSRTPVGEFEFAAQAVVVTSGGIGGNYELVKKNWPERLGKAPDHMLTGVPAHVDGRMLEITESAGGNIVNRDRMWHYTEGIQNWNPIWPNHGIRIIPGPSSMWFDATGKRLPVPNFPGFDTMGTFKYILDSGHEYTWFILDQKIIEKEFALSGSEQNPDFTNRDFKLLLERIKKGAPGPVEAFKQKGADFVVRNNLRDLVDGMNALTDTPLLDFEDIEREMIARDREVDNKYSKDFQVTAIHGARNLLADKIVRVVAPHKILDPKNGPLIAVRLHLLTRKTLGGLETNLDSQVIKADGSVFDGLYAAGEVAGFGGGGVHGYSALEGTFLGGCIFSGRAAGRALARDL; translated from the coding sequence ATGAGCGAACATGCTGACGTCATCGTTGTCGGGGCCGGACTTGCCGGCCTCGTCGCCACGTACGAACTGACCCGGGCAGGACGCAAAGTCCTTGTCGTGGAACAGGAAAATGCAGCCAACCTCGGCGCTCAGGCGTTCTGGTCACTCGGCGGACTGTTCCTTGTCAACAGTCCGGAACAACGCCGACTCGGCATCAAGGACTCGCTCGACCTCGCCATGCAGGACTGGATGGGTACCGCGGCCTTCGACCGTGATCGCGAAGACCACTGGCCCCGCCAATGGGCCAAGGCGTACGTCGAATTCGCGGCCGGCGACAAGCGCCAGTACCTGCACGATCTGGGGCTTCGTCTGATGCCCAACGTCGGCTGGGCCGAACGCGGACGCGGAATGGCTCTCGGGCACGGTAACTCAGTCCCCCGATTCCATCTCACCTGGGGAACTGGCCCCGGAGTCCTCGATGTCTTCCTGACCAAGGTCATTGCCGCCCAGAAACGCGGACTGGTCACGTTCAAGCACCGCCATCAGGTAGACCAACTGGTCGTCACCGACGGTGCTGTCACCGGCGTTCGGGGTACCGTTCTCGAACCTTCGAACACCCTTCGTGGAGTAGAGAGTTCCCGTACCCCGGTCGGCGAATTCGAATTCGCCGCGCAGGCAGTTGTTGTCACCTCCGGCGGCATCGGCGGCAATTACGAACTGGTGAAGAAGAATTGGCCCGAGCGCCTCGGCAAGGCTCCCGATCACATGCTCACCGGCGTACCTGCCCACGTCGACGGCCGCATGCTCGAGATCACCGAGTCGGCCGGCGGCAACATCGTCAACCGCGACCGTATGTGGCACTACACAGAAGGAATCCAGAACTGGAACCCCATCTGGCCGAACCACGGAATCCGCATCATCCCCGGCCCGTCGTCGATGTGGTTCGATGCCACCGGAAAACGTCTACCGGTGCCCAACTTTCCCGGTTTCGACACGATGGGAACCTTCAAGTACATCCTCGACAGCGGTCACGAGTACACGTGGTTCATTCTCGATCAGAAAATCATCGAGAAGGAATTTGCGCTCTCCGGTTCGGAACAGAATCCGGACTTCACCAATCGTGATTTCAAGCTCCTCCTCGAACGCATCAAGAAGGGTGCACCCGGCCCCGTCGAAGCCTTCAAACAGAAGGGCGCGGACTTCGTGGTGCGCAACAACCTTCGCGATCTGGTCGACGGCATGAATGCCCTGACGGATACACCGCTACTCGATTTCGAGGACATCGAGCGCGAAATGATCGCCCGCGACCGCGAGGTGGACAACAAGTACAGCAAGGATTTCCAGGTCACCGCTATCCACGGTGCCCGTAATCTGCTGGCCGACAAAATCGTGCGCGTTGTTGCGCCGCACAAGATTCTGGACCCGAAGAACGGCCCCCTGATCGCAGTCCGGTTGCACCTGCTCACTCGAAAGACCCTCGGCGGCTTGGAAACCAATCTGGATTCGCAGGTCATCAAGGCCGACGGCAGCGTCTTCGACGGGCTTTACGCAGCGGGCGAGGTTGCCGGCTTCGGCGGCGGCGGTGTCCACGGGTACAGCGCTCTGGAGGGAACCTTCCTCGGCGGTTGCATCTTCTCGGGCCGCGCGGCGGGCCGCGCGCTGGCGCGAGACCTGTAG
- a CDS encoding VIT1/CCC1 family protein translates to MPTVPDARPDPDPRDIKRWRRYLADERAEAAVYRDLAGRRTGEEREILLALAEAEGRHEAHWRALLGEHVGKPMPGDIRTRILGFLARRFGSVFVLALAQRAETRSPYPNDADATASMGADEKIHEEVVRALATRGRNRLSGTFRAAVFGANDGLVSNLALVLGISGSGVSNQIVLLTGMAGLLAGALSMGAGEYVSVRSQRELLEASTPGADARDAVGLLDVDANELALVYRARGMTAEEAEVRAADVLKHNNFGTTEVEDTHESVGTGLGAAAASFCFFASGAIIPVLPYLFGLEGVTALIVASVLVGIALLSTGIVVGLLSGGPPFKRALRQLAIGYGAAAATYLLGMLFGTSL, encoded by the coding sequence ATGCCGACAGTTCCGGACGCGAGGCCTGATCCTGACCCTCGAGACATCAAGCGTTGGCGACGCTATCTTGCCGACGAAAGGGCCGAAGCCGCCGTGTATCGCGACCTCGCGGGTCGGCGGACCGGAGAGGAACGCGAGATCCTCCTTGCACTCGCCGAAGCGGAGGGTCGGCATGAAGCGCACTGGCGCGCCCTCCTCGGCGAACATGTCGGTAAGCCGATGCCCGGCGACATACGCACTCGTATCCTCGGGTTCCTCGCCCGCCGATTCGGTTCGGTCTTCGTTCTTGCGCTTGCTCAACGCGCGGAGACCAGATCGCCTTACCCGAACGACGCCGATGCAACTGCCTCGATGGGTGCCGACGAAAAGATTCACGAGGAAGTGGTGCGCGCGCTGGCGACTCGAGGGCGCAATCGGCTGTCGGGGACCTTCCGTGCGGCTGTGTTCGGCGCAAACGACGGTCTGGTGAGTAACTTGGCCCTGGTTCTCGGTATCAGTGGCAGCGGCGTCTCGAATCAGATCGTGTTGCTTACCGGTATGGCCGGATTACTTGCTGGCGCACTGTCGATGGGCGCCGGTGAATACGTTTCGGTCCGCTCGCAACGTGAATTGTTGGAGGCATCCACTCCGGGGGCCGACGCGCGCGACGCCGTCGGATTGCTCGACGTCGACGCCAACGAGTTGGCTCTGGTGTACCGGGCCCGCGGCATGACGGCAGAAGAAGCCGAAGTGAGAGCGGCGGACGTACTGAAGCACAACAACTTCGGTACGACGGAAGTCGAAGACACCCACGAGTCTGTCGGCACCGGATTGGGTGCTGCGGCCGCCAGTTTCTGTTTCTTTGCCTCCGGCGCAATCATTCCCGTGTTGCCTTACCTGTTCGGGCTGGAAGGTGTGACGGCGCTGATCGTGGCTTCGGTTCTGGTGGGTATTGCCCTGCTGAGCACCGGCATTGTCGTGGGACTGCTCTCCGGCGGTCCGCCTTTCAAGCGGGCTCTACGCCAACTCGCGATCGGTTACGGCGCTGCGGCGGCAACGTATCTACTCGGAATGCTGTTCGGGACATCGCTGTAG
- a CDS encoding DUF4232 domain-containing protein codes for MNPTVIRRIVVLAAPLMAIALVSGCGSDSSDTATSTTVSTTTSAQPTSAAPGPSPATTTHATHSAASSTQVSPENCTVAELSVTLGQASGAAGSTELPVVFTNTSTRTCTLDGFPGVSYVTGADGNEVGAAATRTGSGSAVSLAPGSTGTALVRATNVENYPADQCGVTDVAGLRVYPPNSYDAVFLPYPTKGCSMTGANINQLAVAPVTS; via the coding sequence ATGAATCCCACAGTAATACGTCGGATCGTCGTCCTCGCGGCACCGCTGATGGCAATTGCCCTCGTCAGCGGTTGCGGATCCGACAGTTCGGACACGGCCACGAGCACTACCGTTTCCACCACTACCTCAGCGCAGCCCACGTCCGCAGCGCCCGGCCCGAGTCCGGCAACAACAACACACGCAACCCATTCGGCTGCATCAAGCACGCAGGTCAGTCCCGAGAACTGCACGGTCGCAGAACTGAGCGTGACCCTTGGACAGGCAAGCGGCGCCGCCGGTTCCACCGAACTACCGGTGGTCTTCACCAACACCAGCACACGAACCTGCACCCTCGACGGGTTCCCCGGCGTTTCCTACGTAACCGGCGCGGACGGCAATGAAGTGGGCGCAGCGGCAACGCGCACGGGATCCGGATCTGCGGTCTCCCTCGCACCGGGTTCCACCGGAACCGCCTTGGTTCGCGCCACCAACGTCGAGAACTATCCGGCCGACCAGTGCGGTGTCACCGACGTCGCGGGACTACGGGTGTATCCGCCCAACTCCTACGATGCGGTGTTCCTCCCCTACCCCACCAAAGGTTGCTCGATGACCGGCGCGAATATCAATCAGCTGGCCGTCGCACCGGTCACCAGCTGA
- a CDS encoding ABC transporter permease: MIWVTWRHHRTSLVVSLGIIAALSLAALVSGIVVKRDPYADAFGSMGCFGADVGAVCLAATTLTAVTIIATMLPVLLGALVGVTVFSRDIEQRTHVLGLTQSVSRVRWFWSRVLVVFVPVTAAATLLGFVLEWTRIPGEGRNYAMVVGRSMSPYYSNLSYPIFQSSGLALGAYTFMALVLGAALALLVRSSIGAMALTIAGAVTVLALFQFVARPHYAPLSVDVTPINGSVTYTATEGGSFPGVSWDIDEGYVDIRGNFVDVRYDECTWGGSGDENPYDQLPEETGAEYSLRIDELEAQRDREMEVCLQGQGVDHREIRYHSADQFRRFQLTEAALALVLSGIFMIPALWGLRRLKP; encoded by the coding sequence ATGATCTGGGTAACCTGGCGTCATCATCGGACGTCGCTTGTAGTCTCCTTGGGAATCATTGCAGCGCTGTCTCTTGCAGCACTAGTCAGTGGGATTGTGGTCAAACGCGATCCTTATGCTGACGCTTTCGGGTCAATGGGATGTTTCGGTGCTGACGTCGGTGCCGTCTGTCTGGCCGCAACGACGCTCACTGCAGTGACAATTATCGCGACGATGCTGCCGGTGCTTCTAGGGGCGCTGGTTGGCGTGACGGTCTTTTCTCGCGACATCGAGCAACGCACGCATGTTCTGGGGTTAACCCAATCCGTAAGCCGGGTGCGCTGGTTCTGGAGCAGAGTCCTGGTGGTTTTTGTACCGGTGACTGCTGCTGCGACGTTGCTCGGCTTTGTGCTCGAGTGGACCCGAATACCAGGCGAAGGTCGTAATTACGCAATGGTGGTCGGCCGTTCGATGTCCCCCTACTACTCGAACCTGTCCTATCCGATCTTCCAGTCCAGTGGATTGGCCTTGGGTGCTTACACATTCATGGCGTTGGTGCTCGGGGCGGCTCTTGCCTTGCTGGTGCGGAGTTCGATCGGTGCAATGGCGCTGACGATTGCCGGCGCAGTCACCGTTCTGGCGCTGTTTCAATTTGTCGCCAGGCCCCACTATGCGCCGTTGAGTGTCGACGTAACTCCCATCAATGGGTCAGTTACCTACACGGCTACGGAGGGTGGTTCTTTTCCCGGAGTGAGTTGGGACATCGACGAGGGATACGTCGATATTCGCGGCAATTTCGTGGACGTTCGCTACGACGAGTGCACGTGGGGTGGATCGGGCGACGAGAACCCGTACGACCAGCTTCCCGAGGAGACAGGTGCCGAGTACTCGCTCCGGATAGATGAACTAGAGGCGCAGCGGGACCGGGAGATGGAGGTCTGCCTGCAAGGACAGGGCGTCGACCACCGTGAGATCCGCTACCATTCGGCCGATCAGTTCCGGCGTTTCCAGTTGACGGAAGCAGCTCTGGCACTGGTTCTTTCAGGAATCTTCATGATCCCGGCGCTCTGGGGACTGCGACGCCTCAAGCCGTAA
- a CDS encoding ATP-binding cassette domain-containing protein, with protein MTEQESVLTMADVDKRFGRKKVLDACTFEVEAGSITALVGVNGAGKSTLMSLAVGLTTPDHGAISVLGATPSRDGISPGLAYLAQHKPLYPKFTVAELLRFGAYTNDNWDAKYALGLVERADISLDAKAKTLSPGQRTRVALALALGRRPRLLLLDEPLADLDPIARRAVASSLLEDVAEYGTTVLLSSHIISELADVSDRLLLLGNGNARLSGSLDELVSAHYVLVGDGDPSDVVGVGTVVHTDKGLRRNSHLVEGRRPKERPGWTLDDATLDDLVLGHLSAEAKVPA; from the coding sequence GTGACCGAGCAAGAATCAGTGCTCACCATGGCAGACGTGGACAAGCGCTTCGGGCGCAAGAAGGTGCTCGACGCATGCACCTTCGAAGTCGAGGCCGGGAGCATCACCGCCCTGGTCGGCGTCAACGGTGCAGGCAAGTCCACACTCATGTCCCTGGCGGTGGGATTGACGACGCCGGATCATGGTGCGATTTCCGTGCTTGGCGCCACTCCGAGTCGCGACGGCATCAGTCCGGGCCTGGCCTATCTGGCGCAGCACAAGCCGCTGTATCCGAAATTCACTGTTGCGGAACTACTTCGGTTTGGCGCCTACACCAACGACAATTGGGATGCGAAGTACGCGCTCGGCCTCGTGGAACGTGCCGACATTTCACTCGACGCGAAGGCCAAGACGCTCTCTCCCGGTCAACGAACCAGGGTGGCACTGGCTTTGGCGCTCGGACGCAGACCGAGGCTCTTGCTTCTCGACGAACCGCTGGCAGATCTGGACCCGATCGCACGGCGAGCAGTGGCTTCATCGCTCCTCGAAGATGTCGCCGAATACGGAACCACGGTATTGCTGTCCTCGCACATCATTTCCGAACTGGCCGACGTCTCGGACAGGTTACTTCTTCTCGGCAACGGAAATGCTCGACTCTCCGGATCGTTGGATGAATTGGTCTCTGCCCATTACGTATTGGTTGGAGACGGCGATCCGTCGGACGTGGTGGGTGTCGGCACTGTTGTCCATACAGATAAAGGACTCCGCCGGAATTCACACCTCGTCGAGGGGCGTCGGCCGAAGGAACGACCGGGCTGGACGCTCGACGATGCAACTCTGGACGATTTGGTGCTCGGGCATTTGAGCGCGGAAGCGAAGGTGCCGGCATGA
- a CDS encoding GntR family transcriptional regulator yields MIDFRIDRRSGIPTYVQLVVQVKQALRLGDLQVGDRLPTAKDVVGALAINPNTVLKAYKELERDGLVAPRPGLGTFVIKSLAKPGMVENSALRAELSRWVRDAVAAGLERTDIEALVDMELEREFIESDLFEIEGETS; encoded by the coding sequence ATGATCGACTTCCGTATCGACCGCCGATCCGGCATACCCACCTACGTGCAATTGGTCGTGCAGGTGAAGCAGGCACTGCGGCTCGGCGACCTACAGGTCGGTGACCGTCTGCCTACCGCCAAGGATGTTGTGGGCGCTCTTGCCATCAACCCCAACACTGTTCTGAAGGCCTACAAGGAACTCGAGCGAGACGGTCTTGTCGCGCCGCGGCCGGGGTTGGGGACGTTCGTGATCAAGTCGCTCGCGAAGCCGGGCATGGTGGAGAACTCCGCTCTGCGGGCAGAGCTTTCTCGGTGGGTGCGTGACGCGGTGGCCGCTGGTCTCGAGCGCACCGATATCGAGGCACTTGTCGACATGGAACTCGAGCGTGAGTTCATCGAATCTGATTTGTTCGAGATTGAGGGGGAGACATCGTGA
- a CDS encoding ABC transporter substrate-binding protein, whose protein sequence is MSIRPTRTFRSIFAALAVSTALLAGACSSSTTSDAPTASAVSDGVFPVTVESGPTGSSTDITIESRPTSIVSLSPSATETLWAVGAGDQVKAVDNQSDYPAGIPVTDLSGFSPNVEAILGYAPDLVIASDDMNDLVSGLQKAKVPTLLLPAATSIDDVYAQIERVATATGHEDQGAEVVSDMRTEIDAAVASVPARQQPLTYFHELDSSLYTVTSTSFIGQIYGLFGMKSIADAAAQGDYPQLSAEFVVQANPDLIFLADSQCCGVTAEAVAARPGWNGMTAVTGNQIHVLDEDLSSRWGPRVTDQVKAVAAIVAQVPTA, encoded by the coding sequence GTGAGTATTCGGCCGACACGCACGTTCCGATCGATCTTTGCGGCGCTGGCGGTGAGTACGGCGCTGCTGGCCGGAGCCTGCAGCAGTTCCACCACCTCCGACGCCCCCACCGCATCGGCGGTCTCCGACGGCGTATTCCCCGTGACGGTGGAATCCGGTCCCACCGGCTCCAGCACCGACATCACAATCGAGTCGCGACCGACGTCGATCGTCTCGCTCAGCCCCAGCGCCACCGAGACGCTCTGGGCCGTCGGTGCGGGCGATCAGGTCAAGGCAGTCGACAACCAGTCCGACTACCCGGCCGGTATCCCGGTCACCGATCTGTCCGGCTTCTCCCCCAACGTCGAAGCCATCCTCGGCTACGCACCCGATCTGGTTATCGCGTCAGACGACATGAACGATCTTGTGTCCGGGCTTCAGAAGGCAAAGGTACCGACGCTTTTGCTGCCGGCGGCAACGAGCATCGACGACGTCTACGCACAGATCGAGCGCGTCGCGACCGCAACCGGCCACGAGGACCAAGGCGCCGAGGTGGTCAGTGACATGCGCACCGAAATCGACGCAGCAGTGGCAAGTGTTCCGGCCCGCCAGCAGCCCCTCACCTACTTCCACGAACTCGATTCGTCGCTCTACACGGTGACGAGCACAAGTTTCATCGGCCAGATCTACGGCCTGTTCGGCATGAAGAGCATCGCCGACGCGGCCGCTCAGGGCGATTACCCGCAACTGTCGGCGGAGTTCGTGGTTCAGGCCAACCCTGATCTGATCTTCCTGGCGGACTCGCAGTGCTGCGGTGTCACCGCGGAAGCTGTTGCGGCGCGGCCCGGTTGGAATGGAATGACGGCAGTGACCGGCAACCAGATCCATGTTCTCGACGAAGACTTGTCCAGTCGATGGGGACCGCGCGTCACCGACCAGGTGAAGGCTGTCGCCGCGATTGTGGCGCAGGTTCCGACGGCCTGA
- a CDS encoding iron ABC transporter permease: MPKAGLANHRTTALVGAALILCAALLIGILVGPAGLTPDRVILELLDGIPGVDIDSGLTVQQQAILWQIRLPRVVLGALVGAMLAVAGAAYQGVFRNPLADPYLLGVSSGAGLGATLAIVSGGALGMFGIPMAAFVGGVLAVFITYALGRSIGGAQNAVVIILAGVAVAAFTNAAQTFVQQRFDDSLREVYSWLLGGLSTDGWSEVLVVLPYVIVASAVILIHRRVLDVMAVGDVEAASLGVDPARSRLVLVLAATLGTAAVVSASGLIGFVGIVVPHAVRLVAGPSHRLLLPLSLMLGAAFLVLTDVAARSLMSPAELPIGVVTAMIGAPFFLLVLRRSRVSS; encoded by the coding sequence ATGCCCAAAGCCGGTCTCGCGAACCATCGAACCACCGCGCTGGTCGGTGCCGCACTCATTCTGTGTGCGGCACTGTTGATCGGCATTCTGGTGGGACCGGCGGGCCTTACCCCTGATCGTGTCATTCTCGAACTGCTCGACGGGATTCCGGGCGTCGACATCGATTCCGGACTGACCGTTCAACAGCAGGCAATCCTCTGGCAGATCCGACTTCCCCGCGTTGTCCTGGGAGCGCTGGTGGGAGCGATGCTGGCCGTCGCGGGTGCCGCGTATCAAGGGGTGTTCCGAAACCCGTTGGCAGATCCCTACCTTCTGGGCGTTTCCAGTGGTGCCGGGCTGGGTGCAACATTGGCCATCGTCTCCGGCGGCGCCCTGGGGATGTTCGGAATCCCCATGGCCGCCTTTGTCGGCGGCGTTCTGGCCGTGTTCATCACCTATGCTCTGGGCCGCAGTATCGGCGGCGCCCAGAACGCGGTCGTCATCATTCTGGCCGGCGTTGCGGTGGCCGCCTTCACCAACGCCGCCCAAACTTTTGTGCAGCAACGGTTCGACGATTCACTGCGCGAGGTCTATTCGTGGTTGCTCGGCGGTCTGTCGACGGACGGATGGTCGGAAGTTCTTGTTGTACTGCCGTACGTGATTGTCGCCTCGGCAGTCATCCTGATTCACCGACGGGTGCTCGACGTCATGGCTGTCGGCGACGTCGAGGCGGCCAGCCTCGGCGTGGATCCCGCCCGATCTCGGCTCGTCCTGGTCCTTGCGGCAACACTCGGAACTGCAGCGGTGGTCAGCGCCAGCGGTCTCATCGGCTTTGTGGGAATTGTTGTTCCCCATGCCGTTCGACTGGTGGCAGGACCTTCACACCGCCTGCTTCTCCCGCTGTCGCTGATGCTGGGTGCTGCATTCCTCGTCCTCACCGACGTTGCCGCCCGATCATTGATGTCCCCCGCCGAACTTCCGATCGGCGTGGTGACGGCCATGATCGGCGCTCCGTTCTTCCTGCTTGTCCTGCGCCGCAGCCGAGTGTCGTCATGA